The sequence TGATATTTACACCGAAACAACTTTGCAGTCTTGGCACAAATTATACAAGGCCCAAAATCCAGAAGGCTTTTACGAACTCATGGCGGAACATGGTAATGAGTGAGACACAGGAAAGACTCAGCGCAATGGCGCTAACGGCCTTTGCACTGAATGGCTTGTTTCTTGACGTCGCCGAGCAACTTACAGCGCCTGTAGGGCTGACGGCAACGCGCTGGCAGGTTCTTGGAGCCGTGTTGAATGAACAGTTAACCCAAGCAGAAATTGCGCGCAGGATGGGCATAACGCGGCAGAGTGTACGCAGGACAAGCCTTCAACTTGTTGAAGAGGGAATGTTGCGCTTCACT is a genomic window of Alphaproteobacteria bacterium containing:
- a CDS encoding MarR family transcriptional regulator encodes the protein MSETQERLSAMALTAFALNGLFLDVAEQLTAPVGLTATRWQVLGAVLNEQLTQAEIARRMGITRQSVRRTSLQLVEEGMLRFTSNPSSRKAMLLQLTEKGFAAINKINPQHAAFAKQLEERLGKEQMLKILDAMNKLRHTLETIMLPQQDLDI